The Cicer arietinum cultivar CDC Frontier isolate Library 1 chromosome 1, Cicar.CDCFrontier_v2.0, whole genome shotgun sequence genome contains the following window.
tttacaacgctttcttgagaaagcgctgtaaagtgcccacccataatttaatattatgggtctgcattttacagcgcttttgttgtacattttacagcgctttctcacgaaagcgttgtaaaatgtgcaccattaaagcgctttagaacaacattttacagcgctttttaaaaaaccGCTGacaatgtgtgtgtgtgtgttttttttttaaacgctgtaaattaattatttgaaatgaaaatcgCTTTTTAGCCTTTTAtggacttttttttaaaaagcgctgtcttttatctttgtatccaaaattattttgatccaaaatcacttcacaatcagtgcacacaacaacaaaacatattcaaataccataagtagttcacacaatcagtagaacagaaatcagaactctgtaactttattaacatatatgtaactctgtaactctgtaatttacaacctaagtaactacattcagatacatatatacaacctaatttacaacctaattaactacattcagatacgtatatatatataacctaatttacaacctaaactacattcagatccatatgcatgttcatatattgtgtcctatgatcatttacatataataactaacagaatatacattatatgcactagctaccatataatattaagatcccttgcccagcagcaagctatttcccagaaaatcaaataattttcatgtcaagcacgtactgacaccattcttcctttaattccatcagatcttcctcagaatatgatggactggaattggcaaagtactgcaatataaaaattgaacatattatattaagttagtatcaaatatatagataatttatatatgaaaatcatataatgcaaataccgtaccgtttctgggataatagttttattcttctcaacaatctccttcatgaatctcaatacgtagtacccacagtcgatgttatttgtttgacgagggcactttattgagatccatgtaatgttattagacttctgcttcgacactttagcacctctttgagctcgataaacttttaaggcactatcgaatgaataaatgtgattattagagcatgaacaaacacattatatatatatatatatatgtaagaaataaatgaatattacttacgtgtcgagcatagtctttattccggggtgattggtgtaatcgccgtgcacgggatccaaatagtatatcacttcagagaccgcattgattgcaaatagcacccaatgtgccctacaacaacaaaaaattggttaagcaattttgtttatagacaactaataaattaaattctcatcaattaaaaaagataaaattacgtaccctgaattatatggtgccaagaacaatttatcactttctttatttcctaaaaacatatctacaatgtagtttTTTACATTCtctggatcgagtttccacatcgacatcttatgtggagacaagaatgagtatttatttgacagtttcctcgtgcacacgaccttctcgtacaaaaaccttcaatgaaaattttaaactagattaattaccaatacatttaattaattacaaataaatgcaattaaaagtattttttaccttatgtacaagctgattacagtaacactcagctccttatgttcgagaagatcgtacatttgctccttttcgaggtattcaatatactcatctccaaagatgtcttgattcatttgtacaatgggcgaatcgttgctgctgcccatgttcctttttatttggatgtcaagacacgccccgtatttaccaaggcgtggctgacttttattaggagcagcagcagcagcgaccgattttccccgatccagattttttgttgctgcaagtttggcagctttattaccctccagcctttgtagtttggcagccctattaacctccaatttttgaggtttgctgcctttttttggctgtaggggtggtttatttatttggacctacaaaaatgaggtaaaatgttagtttattgaatctgaaaaaatgaaaaaccttaggcaataaatgtgacaaaccttttcgggagatgtaactgatttgtccttgggaatctttttttggagggcaacaaggtgtgtgggccatgccacgtaactgccaatagcgtcgcttaagaacttcatatctccatcgttgtccggtatgggcaacggtgcagttggttcgaaagcaaccgtaggcgatactttgacatggcccgcggggatcggaatattgtgcaatacttctcccgaagtattgtacaatattccttttcccaccttccgttgagtcggcgaggacaagtataggacacatgtagtgacaccctacatcaatagttaaaacataagtacagttaatatataagtttgtttaatacataagtaattacataagcaagtaagtagtaagtaattaattacctcgggaatactcttcaaaccgacgttgcaactcccggtttcactctccatttgtatttcaggttggagctgaaccggaagttgcttgtctttattcgtattcaccaagagtgccacttgctccgataggattctgagcttctctaatacttcctcgttggaaggtttttggcgcttctcttgaggaaaaaagcttttgggagttacgccaaatcctttccccctcactcgaccggaatactcagggacattaaacactttcccaagaatgtccctgcacgtatccttgttgccctcttgagtttcagaactttgttcaatagtttcctaaaatacatgtaacattaaaaagataagttcaatagcatttttaaaatacaatattaaaaaatattaaagtgataatatacttacacaaagttctacaactttcttgacattttcattatcaaccactccttctttgttaacacgcgcttccttccataagatatgacgacccaagggttgatcggcttgggtgtcttttctctattcgttaaaatcataaacaaaataatacaaattagttacacactatagtttataatacaaattacttcattatataaaagtgatgtttaattacttacaatttgttgttcaaggcgtgcatatcccatacgtgatttcttgtatgggtgttttgggttgcttgcccgttcgcgatttgccttactaatattctatataaaaaaaaaatagcaattgtgtaaaaatttaaaatacgctacgaatatgaataataaaacacaaatgctaataaattaataacttacgacaaacgccgggtcagaacgtttggaaacaaatgcactccattcatcctttgatatataatgttgatatatctttggaggttcagcatttgtgtttccttctctatcttttagatagaaatttgagagatgggatctaaatccacgatggattttcccagcaactctcaaaacatatgactttcgttcctcatcaagaacaaaagtggtctgcaatgaaaacaattataagtaatgtattttacagaaaaaaaattataaatgacaaaagagtagatcaaaatatttacttgaatgtcattccagatgatatctttggcatccttcaacgccttatctctccagttgtctattgttattgggacattttgacgaacaacagccccaatgtagcttacaaacatggagctgttggggtcaactggctgaccactctcgttccagccaacctaataaactcatatagtaagtacatgccctaaaccctaaaaaaagataaaaaaacacacagcaaacagagtatatatagtatacctcaaatttaatgccattactccttgctttaatgactttctgcatgatagttgcaccacgtttgacttctttttcgtaagtcttagaggtgccaacttcttcattttgaacttctaaatctttgtttgtatccatttaactacaacaagttcaacatgcactttagtataacatcaacaagctcaacatggatcatgcattattataaacaaactcaacatgtatcagtatatcttaaaaaagctcaacatgcattctaatgattacaaaaatttaataacatcaatacctgaataatgatggttcgaagaaagacgaaatgcaaagaaaagagggtttgcagaaagttcacagaaatatggttcacagaaatacggtttgaagaaatacgtaatgagggttacgtatttcaatgaaaatatattgtgtgaaatgggagagatgatcttggatggaaataaggttcgaaatgaaggagatgatcgtggaaataaggttcgtaaaggacgggatgatagggtttgcaaaagaagagaagaaatgaaggttgagatgaaggttacgtaatgaagaggaaactgaagaggtaactgttatatatacgtaacacttttacagcgctttttataagcctttttacagcgctttttttgtaaagcgctctaaaaggcttctttagttaaattcttaaaaggctcttttacagcgcttttgacaaataagcgctgtaaaagacctccgtgtgttattatgttatttgaatgccttttacgccttttacagcgcttttgtcaaataagcgctgtaaaagacctccgtgtgttattatgttatttgaatgttttttaaagccttttacagcgctttttacacataagcgctctaaaatgtctctttatgttaattttaagaggctcttttacagcgctttttccaaataagcgctgtaaaagacctccgtgtgttattatgttatattaatgttttttaaagccttttacagcgctttttacacataagcgctctaaaatgtctctttatgttaattttaagaggctcttttacagcgctttttccaaataagcgctgtaaaagacctccgtgtgttattatgttatattaatgttttttaaagccttttacagcgcttttccacataagcgctctaaaatgtctctttaggttaattttagaaggctcttttacagcgctttttccaaataagcgctgtaaaagacctccgtgtgttattatgttatattaatgttttttaaagccttttacagcgcttttccacataagcgctctaaaatgtctctttaggttaattttagaaggctcaacatgcaaaacccacatagtagtaactggtcaccaccaaaatcccttcatcttcaccaaactcttctccttttatgcatcttcttcacaaacatcaaagcttactctttcacaattcaatctccacctcaacaccctttttatctctttacattctctttccttcttaaatcgaaacttggtattcaggatcattgccatgttgcgaaaaatgggtttgtgtctgatgtttttgttaacaatgtgtttttgggtattcccatgatgcgtacaaggtgtttgatgaaatgggttaatgtctgatgttttttggattcccatgatgcgtacaatgtgtttgaagaaatgggtttgtgtctgatgttttttgaatcccatgatgcgtacaaggtgtttgaagaaattaggtgtctgatgaatattatttttaaagccatttgacagcgctttggcaaacaagcgctgtaaaatgtcttttttactcactttcaaaagagtcgtttacagcgctttgtgtggaaagcgctgtaaaaggtataacacactcattattttatttttaaaatgatcgtttacagcgctttttccaaataagcgctgtaaaagacctccgtgtgttattatgttattatgtatcttttaggttaattttagaaggctcttttacagcgctttttccaaataagcgctattattgtttttgtgttttgttatgttattttttaaacaagctcaacatgcaaaacccacatagtagtaactggtcaccaccaaaatcccttcctcttcaccaaactcatgtgttttgttttattgttttattttatttttgtgtttggtttatttgggttgggatgacattaaaaacctttttatcagttcagttcagaaaataaattaatcagaacttagtataaaacactcaattcagattacatgcatgaattattagaaatgagaatctctctattcagttcagttcagttcagttcagaaaataaattaatcagaacttagtataaaacactcaattcagattacatgcatgaattattagaaatgacaatgagaatctctctgtacagttcagttcagttcagttcagaaaataaattaatcagaacttagtataaaacactcaattcagattacatgcatatttacaataacacagttcagattacatgcatagcttatataaaacaattaaacatatacattaagatgcccttcttcttttcctggtgacattcacatttgtttgtccatttacaatacgaaacgatggattaatccaaattccctcatcatgatcatctctaagatataaaccatcatcagttgaatcaatttcatgtggttgttgtgatgttgcaaataaaagatcattaccaacatcttcatcattattgttatcatcacttattttattggtcgataggacaacagaccatttatcattagaaggatcagtgacataaaacacttgttgagcttgcgacgctaaaataaaaggctcgtctttgtatcccaccctattaaaatcgacaagcaagaatcctgactcatcaatccgaacgccattattattatcgacccacttgcaaccaaatataggaacacgaaacattg
Protein-coding sequences here:
- the LOC140921068 gene encoding probable ubiquitin-like-specific protease 2B; this encodes MGSSNDSPIVQMNQDIFGDEYIEYLEKEQMYDLLEHKELSVTVISLYIRFLYEKVVCTRKLSNKYSFLSPHKMSMWKLDPENVKNYIVDMFLGNKESDKLFLAPYNSGAHWVLFAINAVSEVIYYLDPVHGDYTNHPGIKTMLDTALKVYRAQRGAKVSKQKSNNITWISIKCPRQTNNIDCGYYVLRFMKEIVEKNKTIIPETLAPTHSFCVLGPISKIPCRHDSLQPCLTIRLFEDLSHFLNPLISIF